A single region of the Alphaproteobacteria bacterium genome encodes:
- a CDS encoding nuclear transport factor 2 family protein, whose translation MAKSNVEIAKEYCTSMSEKNIEKIATYLHPDVEFLGPLSEVKGKEKYCETLKGFMDLFKTYDVRVICSSEDHVMLAYDVEFFEPAITVRTAALLTIQDNLIQRIELFFDARPFDIAK comes from the coding sequence ATGGCTAAAAGTAATGTGGAGATTGCAAAAGAATATTGCACCTCTATGAGTGAGAAGAATATTGAAAAGATTGCGACTTATTTGCACCCTGATGTGGAATTTTTGGGACCACTATCAGAAGTTAAGGGAAAAGAAAAATATTGTGAAACCTTAAAAGGGTTTATGGACTTGTTTAAGACATATGACGTGCGTGTTATATGCAGTTCAGAAGATCATGTCATGTTGGCTTATGATGTGGAATTTTTTGAGCCTGCTATTACGGTGCGTACAGCTGCTTTATTGACTATTCAAGATAATTTGATTCAGAGGATTGAACTCTTTTTTGATGCTAGGCCTTTTGATATAGCGAAATAA